A part of Larkinella insperata genomic DNA contains:
- a CDS encoding efflux RND transporter permease subunit produces MYQIIRSALRKPISVVVLVLGILFFSGLSLVTIPVDIFPNLDLPTIYVVQPYGGMAPDQMDGFIATRYQDHFLYVSGIRDIDVKTIQGLSLIKLSFYPGTDMAQAAAEVANNVSRAKAYMPEGTVPPQVVRFDASSVPVGQLVFESQSRSLNEIQDYASSRVRPMFSRIPGVSSPPPFGGNQRTVIIKVDPQLVRSYQLTPEEVIKSIVTNNQPSPAGNIRIGDKALMTPVNSLVKRPEDFLNIPIRVGAGPTVFVRDIGTVEDGADVTVSYALVNGRRAVYIPVVKKSDASTLDVVNNIRKALPELRAAVPEDVKISYEFDQSVYVTNALKSLVTEGILGAVLTGLMVLLFLRDWRSVIIVITTIPISILAAVLMLNLFGQTINIMTLSGLALAIGILVDQATVTIENIHQHLEMGKPKAVAIWDACKEIVFPEFLILLAILAVFAPAFVMSGVPRSMFLPLSLSVGFAMIVSFLLSQTFVPVLANWLLKSHPEHEAPTLALDAAERHSILDEAAHPAKNPTGFDKFKQRYSAVLEKVLNRRGLVVGGYLVGSLAVIVICFMVIGTDILPHGNSHQFQMRLRIPDGTRVERTEMATLKVLDIIKEAVGADNVEISSAYVGTVPSSYGTSNIFVFNSGPHEAVLQVSLNEEHPVKMDDLKEDLRGRIAKALPTAAISFEPIELTEKIMSQGASTPIEVTVAAKDLAEAGRFANKIRAEMAKIDFLRDVQIAQPLQYPVLNVTLNRERAGQLGVTSTQVARSMVAATSSSRFTDKNLWLDESKGLAYQVQVQIPEYKMSSASDIGNIPLKSGEMHPLLSDVATFTEGTAPGEYDRAGPNRLVTITANLQEKDLGSAQKAVTQAIKNAGEPPRGVLVEMGGQTNLLTDTLSSLQTGLLVAIVIIFLLLAANYQSFKLSLVILAAIPAVVAGALLMLLACGATLNLQSYMGLIMSVGVSVANAILMVTNAENLRLEIGDTRKAVVLAANSRIRPILMTSIAMIAGMVPMASGMGEGGDQIAPLGQAVIGGLIASTLAALLILPCVFTQFQTKAALQSVSLDPEDPESKFYHQPLSTVA; encoded by the coding sequence ATGTATCAGATCATTCGCTCCGCCCTGCGGAAACCCATTTCGGTGGTGGTATTGGTGCTCGGTATCCTGTTTTTTTCGGGGCTGTCGCTGGTAACCATTCCGGTGGATATCTTCCCGAATCTGGATTTACCCACCATTTATGTCGTCCAGCCCTACGGCGGGATGGCCCCCGATCAGATGGACGGCTTTATTGCCACCCGTTACCAGGACCACTTTCTGTACGTTTCCGGTATCCGCGACATCGACGTTAAAACCATTCAGGGATTGTCGCTGATCAAACTTTCATTTTATCCCGGTACCGACATGGCGCAGGCGGCTGCCGAAGTCGCCAACAACGTTTCCAGGGCAAAGGCTTACATGCCGGAAGGAACCGTGCCGCCACAGGTCGTGCGGTTTGATGCCAGCTCGGTACCGGTGGGGCAGTTGGTTTTTGAAAGCCAGAGCCGTTCGCTGAACGAAATTCAGGATTACGCGTCGTCGCGGGTGCGGCCGATGTTCTCCCGGATTCCGGGCGTATCCAGCCCTCCGCCGTTCGGGGGTAACCAGCGGACGGTCATTATCAAGGTCGATCCGCAACTCGTGCGCAGTTACCAGCTCACGCCCGAAGAGGTCATCAAGTCGATTGTTACCAACAACCAGCCCTCGCCGGCCGGTAACATCCGAATTGGCGACAAAGCCCTGATGACGCCGGTGAATTCGCTGGTGAAGCGGCCGGAAGATTTCCTGAACATTCCGATCCGCGTGGGCGCCGGACCAACGGTGTTTGTGCGGGACATTGGCACGGTGGAAGACGGAGCCGACGTAACGGTGAGTTACGCGCTGGTCAATGGACGGCGGGCGGTTTACATTCCGGTGGTCAAAAAGTCGGATGCTTCGACGCTCGATGTGGTAAACAACATCCGGAAGGCCCTGCCCGAACTGCGCGCGGCCGTCCCGGAAGACGTGAAGATTTCCTACGAATTCGACCAGTCGGTTTACGTGACCAACGCCCTCAAAAGTCTGGTCACGGAAGGGATTCTGGGCGCGGTGCTGACGGGTTTGATGGTGTTGCTGTTCCTGCGCGACTGGCGGAGTGTGATCATCGTAATCACGACCATCCCGATCTCCATTCTGGCGGCCGTCCTGATGCTCAATCTGTTCGGGCAAACCATCAACATCATGACGCTTTCCGGACTGGCGCTGGCCATCGGGATTCTGGTCGATCAGGCGACGGTGACGATTGAAAACATTCACCAGCACCTGGAGATGGGCAAGCCCAAAGCCGTGGCCATCTGGGATGCCTGTAAGGAAATTGTTTTCCCGGAATTTCTGATTCTGCTGGCGATTCTGGCGGTTTTTGCGCCCGCGTTCGTGATGAGTGGGGTGCCGCGCTCGATGTTTCTGCCGCTGTCGCTGTCGGTGGGATTTGCCATGATCGTTTCGTTCTTGCTCTCGCAGACCTTTGTGCCGGTACTGGCCAACTGGCTGCTAAAAAGCCACCCGGAACATGAAGCGCCAACGCTGGCGCTGGATGCAGCCGAACGTCATTCCATCCTCGATGAAGCCGCCCACCCGGCCAAGAATCCAACCGGTTTTGACAAGTTCAAGCAACGGTATTCGGCTGTCCTCGAAAAAGTCTTGAACCGCCGGGGGCTGGTGGTAGGTGGTTATCTGGTGGGCAGTCTGGCGGTTATTGTCATCTGTTTCATGGTCATCGGAACGGACATTCTGCCGCACGGCAACAGCCACCAATTCCAGATGCGCCTGCGAATTCCGGACGGAACGCGGGTAGAACGCACCGAGATGGCGACGCTGAAGGTGCTGGATATCATCAAAGAAGCCGTGGGTGCGGACAATGTCGAAATTTCGTCGGCTTACGTCGGCACGGTGCCATCCAGCTACGGTACGTCCAACATCTTCGTGTTCAACAGCGGACCCCACGAAGCGGTTTTGCAGGTGTCGCTCAACGAAGAACATCCGGTGAAAATGGACGATCTGAAAGAAGACCTGCGGGGGCGCATCGCCAAAGCTCTGCCCACGGCGGCCATTTCGTTCGAACCCATCGAGCTGACCGAAAAAATCATGAGCCAGGGCGCGTCCACGCCGATCGAGGTGACGGTTGCCGCCAAGGACCTAGCCGAAGCCGGGCGGTTTGCGAACAAGATCCGGGCCGAAATGGCGAAAATCGACTTCCTGCGCGATGTGCAGATTGCCCAGCCGTTGCAATACCCCGTCCTGAACGTTACGCTGAACCGTGAACGCGCCGGTCAACTGGGCGTCACGTCCACGCAGGTGGCCCGGTCGATGGTGGCGGCTACCTCGTCCAGCCGGTTTACCGATAAAAACCTCTGGCTCGACGAGTCGAAGGGGCTGGCCTATCAGGTGCAGGTGCAGATTCCGGAATACAAAATGAGCAGCGCCAGCGACATCGGTAATATTCCGTTGAAAAGTGGCGAAATGCACCCCTTGCTGTCGGACGTTGCCACCTTCACGGAAGGCACGGCCCCCGGTGAATACGACCGCGCCGGTCCGAACCGACTGGTGACGATCACGGCCAACTTGCAGGAAAAAGACCTGGGTTCGGCGCAGAAAGCCGTCACACAGGCCATCAAAAACGCGGGCGAACCGCCCCGGGGCGTCCTGGTCGAAATGGGCGGCCAGACCAACCTGCTGACCGATACGCTCAGTAGTCTGCAAACCGGTCTGCTCGTCGCCATCGTGATTATCTTCCTGCTGCTGGCGGCTAATTACCAGTCGTTTAAGCTCTCGCTGGTGATTCTGGCGGCCATTCCCGCGGTAGTAGCCGGAGCCTTGCTGATGCTGCTGGCCTGCGGAGCGACGCTCAACCTGCAATCGTACATGGGGCTGATCATGTCCGTGGGCGTGTCGGTGGCCAACGCCATTCTGATGGTGACGAACGCCGAAAACTTGCGGCTGGAGATTGGCGATACGCGCAAAGCCGTGGTCTTGGCGGCCAACAGCCGGATCCGTCCGATTCTGATGACCAGCATCGCCATGATTGCCGGGATGGTGCCGATGGCATCGGGCATGGGCGAAGGTGGTGACCAGATTGCCCCGCTCGGTCAGGCCGTGATCGGCGGTTTGATTGCCTCCACGCTGGCGGCCCTGTTGATTCTGCCCTGTGTGTTTACCCAGTTCCAGACCAAAGCCGCCCTCCAATCGGTATCCCTTGATCCGGAAGATCCGGAAAGCAAATTTTATCACCAACCCTTGAGTACTGTCGCATGA
- a CDS encoding TolC family protein, with translation MLLCITNLWFADARAQTLTLTQAIDQGTQAYPFLKSKQAEIKSAEKRVQASRTEFLPSMIVQDQYTYATSNALNGSFFPNEGTAISTSGGIRPDNIYQGTTGSFVSAVIDWRIINFGRVKANVKAAEADHHRSQSDYENELFQHQVRIIDAYLTLLVGQKLVDVQRANFERAQTFKNVVDAGVKSGMRAGVDSSLATAEAVRARLQLLESEQREQVQRLRLSELVGQVQTDLRVDSMRFYTTLPQTRFESDSISPKNPVLRLFQSQMDLSSARSTALQRSMLPSISLVGAGWARGSGFTNADESFRMDFNRGLGYQATNYLFGVVARWNLTNTLRLKHDYRSEQFQVERFRQLYNDQQLRITRQNREAETQLSVGLEQARQAPVQLRAARQAYNQAQARYQNGLADLPTLLQSFVTLNRAETDGYVATSNVWRFLLLKAAAEGDLSIFMNQLN, from the coding sequence GTGCTCCTATGTATAACCAACCTTTGGTTTGCCGACGCCCGGGCGCAAACGCTGACCTTAACGCAGGCCATTGACCAGGGCACGCAGGCGTATCCGTTTTTAAAGTCCAAGCAGGCCGAAATCAAAAGCGCTGAAAAACGGGTTCAGGCCAGCCGAACGGAGTTCCTGCCCAGCATGATCGTTCAGGATCAGTACACCTACGCCACCAGCAACGCCCTGAACGGTTCGTTTTTCCCCAACGAAGGAACGGCCATCTCTACGTCCGGCGGCATTCGGCCCGACAACATTTACCAGGGCACCACCGGCAGCTTCGTCAGCGCCGTCATCGACTGGCGGATCATCAACTTCGGGCGGGTGAAGGCCAACGTCAAAGCCGCCGAAGCGGATCACCACCGGTCGCAGTCGGACTATGAAAACGAACTGTTTCAGCACCAGGTCCGGATCATCGACGCTTACCTGACGCTCCTGGTGGGCCAGAAGCTCGTGGATGTGCAGCGCGCGAACTTCGAACGGGCGCAGACGTTCAAAAACGTGGTCGATGCGGGCGTTAAATCCGGTATGCGGGCGGGCGTTGATAGCTCGCTGGCCACTGCCGAAGCCGTTCGCGCCCGGCTGCAACTGCTGGAAAGTGAGCAGCGCGAACAGGTGCAGCGGCTGCGGCTGTCGGAACTCGTCGGCCAGGTGCAGACCGATCTGCGGGTCGATAGCATGCGGTTTTACACGACGCTGCCCCAAACCCGTTTTGAATCCGATTCCATTTCCCCGAAAAACCCGGTTCTGCGGCTTTTCCAATCGCAAATGGATTTATCATCCGCCCGGAGCACGGCCTTGCAACGGTCCATGCTGCCCTCCATTTCGCTCGTCGGAGCGGGTTGGGCGCGGGGTTCGGGATTCACCAACGCCGACGAATCGTTCCGCATGGATTTCAACCGGGGCCTGGGTTATCAAGCCACGAATTACTTATTCGGTGTGGTGGCCCGCTGGAACCTGACCAACACCCTGCGGCTCAAGCACGATTACCGCAGTGAGCAGTTTCAGGTCGAGCGGTTCCGGCAACTCTACAACGACCAGCAACTGCGCATAACCCGCCAAAACCGGGAAGCCGAAACCCAGCTTTCGGTTGGTCTGGAACAGGCCCGGCAGGCTCCCGTTCAGCTCCGGGCGGCCCGGCAGGCCTACAATCAGGCCCAGGCCCGCTACCAGAACGGTCTGGCCGATCTGCCCACGCTCCTGCAAAGTTTTGTCACCCTCAACCGGGCCGAAACCGATGGCTACGTTGCCACCAGCAACGTCTGGCGTTTTCTGCTCCTGAAGGCTGCGGCCGAGGGCGACCTGTCGATCTTCATGAACCAGCTTAACTAG
- a CDS encoding Crp/Fnr family transcriptional regulator: MISSKQAILYHHLQQFAGISEADWQLAREFWHVRTMARHDYFNFQNSVCRQVGFILKGLFRVYYVDPKTEQEHNLYFIPEHAFLTSLKGLLTQMTCPYLIEALEDAELMVIDRDHLQLLYVQSHGWERFGRLLAEQYFMFNQSRSESLLTRSAEERYTDLLDAFPNILNRVSLGHISSYLGIKGPSLSRIRAQVARR, from the coding sequence ATGATTTCGTCGAAACAAGCCATTTTATACCATCATCTTCAGCAGTTTGCCGGTATTTCGGAAGCCGACTGGCAACTGGCCCGGGAGTTCTGGCACGTCCGGACGATGGCCCGGCACGACTATTTCAATTTTCAGAATTCGGTCTGTCGGCAGGTGGGCTTTATCCTAAAGGGGCTCTTTCGGGTGTATTATGTGGACCCCAAAACCGAGCAGGAGCACAACCTCTACTTCATTCCGGAACACGCTTTTCTGACTTCGTTGAAAGGATTACTGACGCAAATGACCTGCCCGTACCTCATCGAAGCCCTGGAGGATGCGGAGCTGATGGTGATTGACCGCGACCATCTGCAACTTCTATACGTGCAGTCGCACGGCTGGGAGCGTTTCGGACGGTTGCTGGCCGAGCAGTACTTCATGTTCAACCAGAGCCGGTCGGAAAGTTTACTGACGCGGAGCGCCGAGGAACGCTACACGGATTTGCTGGACGCCTTCCCGAACATTCTGAACCGGGTTTCGCTGGGTCACATCTCTTCTTACTTGGGCATCAAAGGCCCCTCCCTGAGCCGCATCCGGGCGCAGGTGGCCCGGCGGTGA
- a CDS encoding OsmC family protein, whose translation MKITRNASAHWAGTGKDGKGTLTTASTVLNQTQYSFNTRFADGIGTNPEELVAAAHAGCFAMQLAFNIQQAGFAADSLDVSCAVTLEDGGITSSKLTLKAGVPGLDQAKFDELVDHAEHNCPISKLFNTTISVDATLA comes from the coding sequence ATGAAAATCACACGCAATGCCTCCGCACACTGGGCCGGAACCGGAAAAGATGGAAAAGGAACCCTGACCACCGCCAGTACCGTTCTGAATCAGACGCAATATTCGTTTAATACCCGCTTTGCCGACGGCATCGGCACCAACCCCGAAGAACTGGTGGCGGCCGCCCATGCGGGCTGCTTCGCCATGCAGCTGGCCTTCAACATTCAGCAGGCCGGTTTTGCCGCCGATTCGCTGGACGTAAGCTGCGCCGTGACGCTGGAAGACGGCGGAATCACAAGCTCGAAGCTGACGCTGAAAGCGGGCGTGCCGGGACTGGATCAGGCAAAATTTGATGAACTGGTTGACCATGCCGAGCACAACTGCCCGATTTCGAAACTGTTCAACACCACCATTAGCGTGGACGCTACCCTGGCGTAA
- a CDS encoding response regulator transcription factor produces the protein MKVLVVEDEKGLAESITDYMSKEGYLCETASTFREADERIYLYDYDCVIVDLTLPDGDGFQIIQTLKKLLATTGVIIISARNALEDKIRGLEIGSDDYLTKPFHLSELNARVKSLIRRRNFGGHTEIRFKEIVVNPSARKVYINGQLTVLSRKEYDLLLYFLSNIDVVLTKVSIAEHLWGDNIDSADSLDMVYSHIKNLRRKLLEKGGSDYLRSVYGIGYKFGES, from the coding sequence ATGAAAGTACTGGTGGTAGAAGATGAAAAAGGGCTGGCCGAGAGCATCACCGATTACATGAGCAAGGAGGGGTATCTTTGCGAAACGGCGAGCACGTTCCGGGAAGCCGATGAGCGAATTTATCTCTATGATTACGACTGCGTGATCGTGGACCTGACGCTGCCCGACGGCGACGGGTTTCAGATTATCCAGACGTTGAAAAAGCTACTGGCGACCACCGGCGTCATCATCATTTCGGCCCGCAACGCGCTGGAAGACAAGATTCGCGGACTGGAAATCGGTTCGGATGATTACCTGACCAAACCGTTTCACCTCTCGGAGCTGAACGCCCGGGTGAAGTCGCTGATCCGACGGCGGAATTTTGGCGGCCATACCGAAATCCGGTTCAAAGAGATTGTGGTTAATCCGTCGGCCCGGAAAGTGTACATCAATGGCCAACTGACGGTTTTGTCCCGGAAAGAATACGATCTGCTGCTGTATTTTCTGTCGAACATCGACGTAGTGCTGACCAAAGTTTCCATTGCCGAGCATTTGTGGGGCGACAACATCGACTCGGCCGATTCGCTGGATATGGTGTATTCGCACATTAAAAACCTGCGCCGGAAGCTGCTGGAAAAAGGCGGGTCGGACTACCTGCGCTCGGTATACGGAATCGGGTACAAATTTGGAGAATCTTGA
- a CDS encoding sensor histidine kinase yields the protein MKLLTKTNQIYLAFSLAVYLFAGLAFYQVVRFLIYKEVESRLRVERLDFEGYIKTHKSWSDTTYFVENKIDVDPVGVHSQRKETFSDTLIRNRYDSEPMPFRQLTFYTPIQGKMHRVAIRKSLIQSYQLIEVITVTMAACLGLLLLGTFWFQGKLSGRLWHPFYETLARIKRFNLASATPLQLDKPEINEFRELNEVLRKMGDKMQQDYRSLKEFTENASHEIQTPLALINAKVEQLIQSEKLTETQTRWIEDIYQASRRMARLNQGLLLLAKIENQQFTGNQTIDLTALLTEKLDDMEEVLHHKRLSVQIQHRTPFAVQLPMPLAESLVMNLVNNAIKHNYPDGRLELVSDGNQLWLGNTGSPLTTDPERLFERFKKAGTGPDSVGLGLAIIKEICENYGLRIRYEEENGWHRFCISRKPDEK from the coding sequence TTGAAACTACTGACTAAAACCAATCAAATCTACCTGGCTTTTTCGCTGGCAGTCTACCTCTTCGCCGGGCTGGCCTTCTATCAGGTCGTCCGGTTTCTGATTTATAAGGAAGTGGAAAGTCGGTTGCGTGTGGAACGGCTTGACTTTGAAGGGTATATCAAAACTCACAAGAGCTGGTCGGATACCACGTATTTTGTCGAAAACAAGATTGACGTCGATCCGGTGGGTGTCCATTCGCAGCGGAAGGAAACGTTCAGCGACACGCTGATTCGCAACCGGTATGACAGCGAGCCGATGCCGTTTCGGCAACTCACGTTCTACACGCCCATTCAGGGGAAAATGCACCGGGTGGCCATCCGGAAGTCACTGATTCAGTCGTACCAGCTCATTGAAGTGATTACGGTGACGATGGCGGCCTGTCTGGGGCTGCTGTTGCTGGGCACGTTCTGGTTTCAGGGCAAGCTGTCGGGGCGGCTCTGGCATCCGTTTTACGAAACCCTGGCCCGCATCAAACGCTTCAACCTGGCGAGTGCAACGCCCCTGCAACTGGACAAGCCGGAGATTAACGAGTTTCGCGAATTAAACGAGGTGCTGCGCAAGATGGGCGACAAAATGCAGCAGGATTACCGCAGCCTGAAGGAATTTACCGAAAATGCCTCCCACGAAATTCAGACCCCGCTGGCGCTGATTAACGCCAAAGTGGAGCAACTCATCCAATCCGAGAAGCTGACCGAAACCCAGACCCGCTGGATCGAAGATATTTACCAGGCTTCCCGGCGTATGGCCCGGCTGAATCAGGGTTTATTGCTGCTGGCAAAAATTGAGAATCAGCAGTTTACCGGCAACCAAACCATCGACCTGACGGCTTTGCTGACTGAGAAACTGGACGATATGGAAGAGGTTTTACACCATAAACGGCTTTCGGTTCAGATTCAGCACCGCACCCCGTTTGCCGTGCAACTGCCAATGCCGCTGGCCGAAAGTCTGGTGATGAATCTGGTCAACAACGCCATCAAGCACAACTACCCGGATGGACGGCTGGAGTTGGTTTCGGACGGAAATCAGCTGTGGCTTGGCAATACCGGCAGTCCGCTCACGACGGACCCGGAGCGCTTGTTTGAACGGTTCAAGAAAGCAGGTACCGGGCCGGATTCGGTCGGGCTGGGCCTGGCCATTATTAAGGAAATTTGCGAAAATTACGGCCTGCGCATACGCTACGAAGAAGAAAACGGCTGGCACCGGTTTTGTATTTCCCGGAAACCGGACGAGAAGTAA
- a CDS encoding winged helix DNA-binding domain-containing protein yields MTHSDLIRYRLYNQQLAQPTLTTPAEMVAWFGAVQAQDFPAGKWALGNRLPAGTDADIELAIADRTIIRTWPMRGTLHFVAASDIHWLLDLIHPRSHAAYAGYLRRHELDETVITKSHAVLEKALTGDNQLKRSELKALLEEAGVPTDENRLGLLLGRASYDRLICHGVRRDKEFTFALLDEWVPRPKTLPREEALAELTRRYFTSHGPATLADFSWWSSLTLTEGKAGIELVKAYFRSEVVDGQTYWMPPSLPDLGISEPTAFLLPVYDEYLVAYKDRSAAFEGLDSAQVAKAGNGIFSPVIVIDGRVVGTWNRKKTKQTVLVETNLFVSLSSAQQRALSAAIDRYQAFLNVL; encoded by the coding sequence ATGACTCATTCGGATCTGATTCGCTACCGGCTTTACAACCAGCAACTGGCGCAGCCAACGCTGACCACGCCCGCCGAGATGGTCGCCTGGTTTGGAGCGGTTCAGGCGCAGGATTTTCCCGCCGGCAAATGGGCACTCGGCAACCGGCTACCCGCCGGCACGGATGCAGACATCGAACTGGCCATCGCCGACCGAACCATCATCCGCACCTGGCCGATGCGCGGCACACTGCATTTTGTGGCGGCTTCCGACATCCATTGGCTGCTGGACCTGATTCATCCGCGTTCGCACGCTGCGTATGCCGGTTACCTGCGCCGACATGAACTGGATGAAACCGTGATTACGAAAAGTCACGCGGTACTGGAGAAAGCCTTAACGGGCGACAACCAGTTAAAACGCAGCGAGTTAAAGGCGCTGCTCGAAGAAGCCGGGGTTCCGACTGACGAAAACCGGCTAGGCCTTCTGCTCGGCCGGGCCTCCTACGACCGGCTCATTTGCCACGGCGTTCGGCGCGACAAGGAATTTACGTTTGCTTTGCTGGACGAATGGGTGCCCCGCCCAAAAACATTACCGCGCGAGGAAGCCCTGGCCGAACTGACCCGACGGTATTTTACCAGCCACGGTCCGGCCACCCTGGCGGATTTTAGCTGGTGGTCGAGCCTGACCCTGACCGAAGGCAAAGCCGGTATTGAGCTGGTCAAAGCCTATTTTCGGTCGGAAGTAGTTGACGGACAAACCTACTGGATGCCGCCATCGCTGCCCGATTTGGGCATTTCCGAACCGACGGCCTTTCTGCTGCCGGTTTATGACGAATACCTGGTGGCTTACAAAGATCGCTCAGCCGCCTTTGAGGGGCTGGATTCGGCGCAGGTTGCCAAAGCCGGAAACGGGATTTTCAGCCCGGTGATCGTGATTGACGGGCGGGTGGTGGGTACCTGGAACCGGAAGAAAACAAAGCAGACGGTTTTGGTAGAAACCAATTTGTTTGTTTCACTCAGCAGCGCGCAGCAGCGGGCCTTATCAGCCGCAATTGACCGATACCAGGCGTTTTTAAACGTATTGTGA
- a CDS encoding DinB family protein — translation MAHALVEKSELTVASFVTDYASYNLWANQQLVDWLKTKPVALMEQTVPSSYPSLKQTLLHIWDTQRFWLSVLQQVPAPTSFIWVGFEGTVEDVFEGIVDQSVELADYLRSLTEAELQEDVVFASPWAQGIRSRLEFTHHCLNHSTYHRGQVVTIGRNLGLTDAPMTDYCFYFLMK, via the coding sequence ATGGCACACGCATTGGTTGAAAAATCCGAACTGACAGTGGCTTCCTTCGTCACCGACTACGCAAGTTACAATTTGTGGGCTAACCAGCAACTGGTCGACTGGCTGAAAACCAAACCCGTGGCGCTGATGGAGCAAACCGTACCGTCGAGCTACCCCAGCCTGAAACAGACGTTGCTGCACATCTGGGATACCCAACGGTTCTGGCTGTCGGTGTTGCAGCAGGTTCCGGCCCCCACGTCGTTTATCTGGGTCGGTTTTGAGGGAACCGTGGAGGATGTTTTTGAGGGAATTGTTGACCAATCGGTGGAGCTGGCCGATTACCTCCGGTCGCTGACCGAAGCCGAGTTGCAGGAAGATGTGGTTTTTGCCTCACCCTGGGCCCAAGGAATTCGCTCACGGCTTGAGTTTACCCACCACTGCCTGAACCACAGCACCTACCACCGCGGGCAGGTGGTCACGATCGGCCGCAATCTGGGGCTGACGGATGCGCCCATGACGGACTACTGCTTTTATTTTTTGATGAAGTGA
- a CDS encoding arylamine N-acetyltransferase family protein has translation MVSQVTQEPAKGSDRPELDLDAYFRRIGYTGDRTPTLEALREIQRLHTATIPFENLNPLLGIPVLLDLGSLQQKMVQNGRGGYCFEQNQLLSHVLKALGFRVRGLAARILWNVPDGVVKAISHKLLNVQVGDAWYLADVGFGGLSPTGPIKLELNAVQKTPHEPFRLIERNEELHLQANVKDEWRSLYCFTLREHQSPDYEMFSWYLCHHPDSYFLNNLAVARSTADRRYGLRNTVFTTHHLGGESEQRELTSVAEIRAVLEEVFQITLPDHSSLDLKLQRLIDEAAAAQ, from the coding sequence ATGGTATCACAAGTCACGCAGGAGCCGGCGAAGGGATCCGACCGGCCCGAACTTGATCTCGATGCTTATTTCCGGCGCATCGGCTATACCGGCGACCGCACGCCAACGCTCGAAGCGCTTCGGGAGATCCAACGGCTGCATACGGCCACCATCCCGTTCGAAAACCTCAATCCATTGCTCGGTATTCCGGTTTTGCTGGACCTCGGTTCATTGCAGCAAAAAATGGTGCAAAATGGCCGGGGCGGTTATTGTTTCGAGCAAAATCAATTGCTTAGTCATGTGCTGAAAGCCCTGGGGTTCCGGGTGCGGGGCCTGGCTGCCCGGATTTTATGGAACGTACCGGATGGGGTGGTCAAAGCGATCAGCCACAAGCTGCTGAACGTGCAGGTGGGCGACGCGTGGTATCTGGCCGATGTCGGGTTCGGTGGTTTGTCGCCCACAGGACCCATAAAGCTGGAACTAAATGCAGTGCAGAAAACACCCCATGAGCCGTTTCGGCTCATCGAGAGGAATGAGGAACTGCATTTACAGGCTAACGTGAAGGACGAGTGGCGGTCGTTGTACTGCTTTACGTTGCGCGAACACCAGTCGCCGGATTATGAGATGTTTAGCTGGTATTTGTGTCATCATCCCGATTCGTATTTTCTGAATAATCTGGCCGTGGCCCGTTCCACTGCCGACCGCCGGTACGGCCTGCGCAATACCGTTTTTACTACCCATCACCTCGGGGGCGAATCCGAGCAACGCGAACTCACCAGCGTTGCCGAAATCCGGGCCGTTCTGGAGGAGGTTTTTCAGATTACCCTTCCCGACCATTCCAGCCTTGATCTGAAGTTGCAGCGGTTGATTGACGAAGCCGCTGCCGCCCAGTAA
- a CDS encoding nuclear transport factor 2 family protein — protein MKTITLALLLAFNSLAGQQKPEPMEKQTVQIVTEFLTAVQTGDSATVAASLHPNIEWSQPGNNRFSGTKKSSAEVFQMVGGMLEVSAGTLALTDVNVTAVNGNAVACLVRWKAVKPTGVVLDVNNIDVYTVESGQITRAVVFSDNLAQEDEFWLR, from the coding sequence ATGAAAACAATCACACTTGCCCTGCTTCTGGCCTTCAACAGCCTGGCCGGGCAGCAAAAACCAGAACCGATGGAAAAGCAAACCGTACAGATCGTCACCGAGTTTTTGACCGCCGTCCAAACAGGAGATAGTGCCACAGTAGCCGCTTCGCTGCACCCGAATATCGAATGGAGCCAGCCGGGCAACAACCGATTTTCGGGCACCAAAAAGTCGAGCGCGGAAGTTTTTCAGATGGTGGGTGGCATGCTGGAAGTGTCGGCCGGTACGCTGGCTCTGACGGATGTGAACGTAACCGCCGTAAACGGCAACGCGGTAGCCTGCCTGGTCCGCTGGAAAGCCGTCAAACCGACCGGTGTTGTCTTGGATGTTAACAATATTGACGTCTACACAGTTGAGAGTGGACAGATTACCCGGGCAGTAGTGTTTTCTGACAATCTTGCTCAGGAGGATGAGTTTTGGCTTCGGTAA